CACGTCGATCGTGCGCCGCTCGCCCTTGGCGATGGGCTTGAACTCCGGGAGAGGCTCGATCACGTAGTAGTCGCCACTGGCCGGCTTGGAGATCTTCACCCCCTGCGCCGCGAGGGCCTGCACCACAGTGCCCTCGCCCTCGCCCTCCTTCAGGATGCGCCGCACGAAGTTGAAGTAGAGCTTCCAGCCCTGGTTGCCCAGCTCACCCGGGCCCTTGTTCTCCAGGGTGAAGGTGGAGCGGAAGAACTTCGCGTCCTTGTTCGCCAGGTTGTCCACGGGCTGCCATTCCACCGTGAGCGAGGCCGGAACCTGCGTGGTCGGCTCGTCGATGGGAGGGTTGCCGGGACCAGGCGTCGGCGGCTTGTCATTGGGGTCGGTGCATCCCGAAGAGAGAATCGCCATGAGAGGAAGAGACGTCAGCAAACGTTTCATGTTGTCTCCGAAAGGAAAATCCACCGGGAGGTGGGTACTCGAGACAGCCCTCCCCCTACCCCGGGGAAATGGCTGACGCCATTTCCCTGGGTCTCATGGAGAGAGCACTGTGAAAGAAGGGGCCGTGCGTCAGCGCAGCAGCGCACGCAGCTCATCGGCCACGCGTTCCGCCGTGGGTCCGATGATGACCTGGATGGAACCCGCGGAGGGCTTGGCCACCCCGCGCGTCCCGAGCCCCTTCAGGGCCGTGTCGTTGACGCGCTGATCATCGACGACGATCAGCCGCAGACGGGTGGAGCAGCAGCCCACCTCGCGCACGTTGGAGGCCCCTCCCAACGCCTGCAACACCCCCCGGGCCAGCGTCTGTTCGGCGCTGCCGGAAACCGGGGCGCTCCCCCGGGCACCGCCGCCGCGCAGGACCTCCTGGATCTCCGAGGAGACCTGATCCGCTTGCGGGCCGATGATGATCTGCACACTGCCGGGCGCCGGACGGATGACGCCCCGGGAGCCGAGCGACTTGAGCACCGTCTCGTCGATGCGAGCGTTGTCCGCCACCGTCAAACGCAACCGCGTGGTGCAGGCGTCGACGGTTTGGATATTGCCCGCGCCGCCCAGGGCCTTGAGCCATGCCTCGCCCCGGGTCAGGGCGGGAGCCGGCAAGCCGCCATCGATGGAGGCGGCGCCAGCGGCCGGAGCCGGAGCCTCGTCCTCGCGGCCCAGGGTCTTCAGGTCGAAGCGCGCGATGCAGACGCTGAACAGCCCATAGTAGAGGGCGAAGTACGCCGCGCCCACCGGCAGGAGCAGCAAGGGCTGGGTGGACTGCTTGTAGTTGAGCACGTAGTCGAACAGACCCGCCGAGAAGCCGAAGCCGAGCTTCACCCCCAGTATGTCCATGGCGACGAGCGCCACGCCCGTGAGCACCGCGTGCAGCAGGTAGAGCGGCGGGGCGAGGAACATGAAGGCGAACTCGATGGGCTCGGTGACGCCCGTGAGGAAGGACGTCAGCGCCATCGACGTGAGCAGGCCGCCCACCTTGGCCCGATTGTGCGCGGGCGCCGCCCGGTACATGGCCAGACACGCCGCGGGCAGGCCGAACATCATCACCGGGAAGAAGCCCGTCATCATCGCGCCCGCGCTGGGGTCACCCGCGAAGAAGCGCTTCAGGTCTCCCGTCACGCCGTTGTAGTCGCCCAACAGGAACCACGCGACGTTGTTGAGGATGTGGTGCAGGCCCGTGACAAGCAGCAGGCGGTTGAAGAAGCCATACAGGAACAGCCCGAACCGGCCCGCGTTGAACACCGAGCGGGTCACCGCGTCCAGAGCGCCCTCGATCACCGGCCAGCCGAACCCGAACACCAGCGCGAGCACCAGGCAGACCACACCCGTGATGATGGGGATGAAGCGGCGCCCGCCGAAGAACGCCAGGTACTCCGGCAGCTTGATGTCCTTGTAGCGGTTGTACAGCATGCCCGCGAACAGGCCGGACAGGATGCCGGCCGGCATGCTGATCTTCGACTCCAGGCGCGCCTTGTAGCCCGACACCGCCAGATCCCGGGCCGCTCCCGCCAGCCCCTCGAGCACCGCCGGAGGCACCTCGACGAGCGCTTTCGTGCCCTCGATGGTGATGAAGAAGCCGACGGCGCCCGCGAGACCCGCCGCGCCATGGTTCTCCCGGGCGAAGCCCACCGCCACCCCCACCGCGAACAGCAGGCCGAGGTGGTCGAAGATGGCGCCGCCGGCGGCCGCCATGAAGCCAATACCCAACAGGTCTGGCTGTCCCAGACGCAGCAGGAGTCCCGCGATGGGCAGCACCGCAATGGGCAACATCAAGGCGCGCCCAAGCTGTTGGACTCCCGCGAACTTGTTGCTCACCATGCTTCTCTCCGTTGAAACGATGCGACCGGTCACAGGCCCGGCCAGGTATTCGTCACGAGGGCACGCACTTCGTCACCACTCTCCAGCTCCAGGGCCTTGCGCGCGACGTCCGCGCACGCGGCCAGCGAGAGCGTGCGGATGAGCGCCTTGTGGCTGGGAATCACCGAGGGAGCCACCGACAGCTCGGTGACGCCCAGGCCGATGAGCAGCGGCGCCGCGCGCGCGTCCGACGCGATGCCGCCGCACACCGCCACCGGGCGGGAATGCTTGCGCGCGCCTTCCACCGTCTGCGCCACCAGCCGCAGCACGCCCGGGTGCAGGCCGTCGAGCTGCGCCGCCACGTGCGGATTGCCCCGGTCCATGGCGAGCCCGTACTGCGTCAGGTCATTGGTGCCGATGGAGAGGAAGTCCGCCTCGGCCGCCAGGCGCTCGGACAGCACCGCGGCCACGGGCACCTCGATCATCGCGCCGAGCTGCACCGGCGTGGTGACGCCCAGCGCCTGGCGCTCCTCCTCCAGCATGACGCGCACCGCGCGCAGCTCGTGCGCGGAGGTGATCATGGGCACCAGGACGCGGCAGACGCCCTCGGGCTTCACCCGGAGGATGGCGCGCAACTGGGTGCGCAGCATCTCGGGGTAGCGCAGCGACACACGCACTCCCCGCAGACCGAGCACCGGGTTCTCCTCGCGCGGCAGGGGCATGTAGGCCAGGGGCTTGTCACCGCCCACGTCGAGCGTGCGGATGACGAGCGGCCTGCCGCCCAGGGCCGTGGCGATCGTCTGGTACTGCGCGGTCTGCTCGGACTCGCTCGGCGCGGTGGTGCGCTCCAGGAAGAGGAACTCGCTGCGCAGCAGCCCACACCCCTCGGCGCCCTGGCTGGCGGCGGCCGCCGCGTCACCGGGACGCCCGAGGTTGGCGAAGACCTCGATGCGCGCGCCATCCAGCGTGTGGCATCCCTCGTGCGCCTTGGCCAGATAGGCCTCGCGACGGGTGGCCCGCTCGGCGAGCGCCCGCAAGGTGGCCTCCTGCTGGGCGGCGCTGGGGTTGACCTGGACCTCGGCCCGGTCTCCGTTGACGATCAGCGTCGCGCCCGTGGGCACGCGCAGGGCCGCGTCTCCCGCGGCCACCACCGCCGGAATGCCCAGCCCCGCGGCCAGGATGGCCACGTGCGAGGTGGGGCCGCCCTTCGCGGTGCAGATGGCCGCCAGCCGGCCCGCCGGCACCTCCGCCAGATCCGAGGGCAGCAGCTCATCGGCGACGAGGATGGCGTTGGAGGGCAGCTCGGTGGGAACGCGCGAACCGTTCTTGCCCGTCAGCAAGGCGATGACGCGCCGGCCGATGTCGCGCAGGTCCCCACCGCGCTCCGCCAGCAGCTCGTTCTCCAGTTCCTGCAGCATCCCCACGTGCAGCTCGGTCGCCGAGCGCCACGCCCACTCGGCGCTGTGTCCCGCCGAGAGGGAGCGGCCCGCGGCATCGTTGAGCTCGGGGTCATCGAGCAGCTCGAGGTGCGCGCGGAAGATATCCGCGTGCGTCCCGTCTCCCACCGACCGCTCGATCATCAGCTCGACCTCGTGGCGCACACCCGCGAGCGCCTCGGAGAGGCGGCGCTGCTCCTCCGCGAGGCCCCGGCCCCGCTGGTTGAGCTCCACCTGATCCTCGAGCACCCGGATGGCGATGCCCACCGCGACGCCCGGAGCGGCCGACGTGCCCTGGAACAGGGCCGGACGGTCGGACGGGAAGAAGGACACCGGGGCAGACGCGGAGCCGGACGCGGACGCCGCGGCGGGCGCGGAGGGCTCGGCGATGGGCTGCACGGTGTCACCCAGCCCGCTGGTCACCAGGTCCACCAGGGCCTGGACGCGCTGCTCGGCCTGCGCGCCCTCGACGGTGATCGTCAGCGTGTCGCCATGGCGAGCCCCCAGGCTCATCAGCGCCACGACGCTCTTGCCGTTGACGGTGCGCTCGCCACACGACACGCGCACCACGCCCGGGTGCATCGCGGCGTGACGGCTGAACACGGCGGCGGGACGCGCATGCAGACCATGGGGGATGAGCAGCCGCACCCGCCGCGCGGACGAGTCTCCCGCCACCTCGGCCACCGGCTGCGCCGTGCCCCCCTCGACCTCCAGCAGGGGCTCGCCCACCGCCACCTCGCGAGCCTCCACCTTCTGCTTGATGGTGTGCGTGTCCCCGTTGACCACCACCATCACCGTCAACAGGCTGCGCGCCTTGCGGGCCAGCAGATCCATGTCGAAGCCGATGAGCGGCTCGCCCACCCGCACCCGCTGCCCCTCCTGGACATGGGCGATGAAGCCCTCGCCGCGCAGGTTCACGGTGTCGATGCCGATGTGCAGGAGCACCTCCGCGCCCGTTCCCGTGCGCAGCGTACAGGCGTGACGCGAGGCGTGCACCGACACCACGACCCCCTCGCACGGAGCGCGCAGCTCGGACGAGGTGGGGTCGACCGCGATGCCATCTCCCACCATGCGCTGAGCGAAGGCGGGATCCGGAACCTCTTCCAGCGGCGTCGCCCAACCCGCGATCGGCGCGACGAGTTTCAACGTGGACAAGCTTTGCGTCTCCATGGGTGAGCTGAGTCTCAGCGAGGACATGGTCCGCTCTTCTCCTTGGATGCGCTCTCCAAAGCGGCGCGCAGGTTACCCCCCGAGCGAACGAGGGCGAGATCGGCATCGGCCGGGGACAGGCCCGCGAGCCCGAGGACGGCGCGGGGGATGTCTCCATGGCGGGCGAGGGCGTCCGCGGCGGCGGTCTCCTCGACTCCGGCGATGCGGGAAATGATGGTGACGCAGCGCTGGCGCAGCTTCGCGTTCTCCGGCCGCACGTTGCACATCATGTTGTCGAAGACGAGGCCCAGGCCCGTCATGACGGCCGTGGAGAAGAGGTTGAGCACCACCTTCTGGGCCGTTCCCGCGCCCAGCCGGGTGGAGCCGGCGAGCACCTCCGCCCCCGTGTGCACGACCACCGCATGCTCCGCGGCGGCCACCAGCGGCGAGCCCTCCACGCTGGCGATGGCCACCGTCAAGGCGCCCCGGCGCCGGGCCTCTTCCACCACGCCCACGGTGAAGGCGCTGCCGCCACTCGCGGAGACGCCCAGCACCACGTCCGCCGGACCGGGGTGCAACTCCCCCACCCGGGCGCGGCCCGTCCCCGCGTCGTCCTCGGCCCCCGCGTCCAGGCCGCGCGCGAGGTCCAACCCTCCCGCCAGCAGCACCGAGAGCCGGGTCGACGGCCAGCCAAACGTTCCGGGCAACTCCAGGGCGTCCAGCGCCGCGAGCGCGCCCGCCGAACCCGCCCCCGCGTAGATCAACCGTCCCTGACCGCCCGCCAGCCTCTCCCGGGCCGCGTCCACGGCTCGCCCCAACGCGGGCAACGCGGGCAGGCAGGCGGCCACCGCCCGCGACTGACCGCTCCACAGCGTTTCGAGCACTTCTGCGGTCCCCCAACCATCCAGCCCCTGGAATCGCCGGGCCGCCGCTTCCGTCTCCTTCATCAACGTGGCCTCCCCCGGATCAACTGGTATTAGATTGGACTGGTGCACCATACCAGCACGATTCCTGATTTCAACGTCGAAGTTGCCATTTTGGCAGGCAGGCAAGCTCCCCATCGGAGGATTCTCGATGAATCCCCTGTGATTTCAGCTACTTCAAACGCCTAATAGGAGCTGGAAGCCGTTATTCAGACTTGCGTCATGGTCTTAAAGTGGTATCTTCATGGTATTACGAGCCCAAGGAAGAAGGAGTCATGTCGATTCATCAGAGCGGAGTGGAAGCCCTCGATCGGGACGCGCTGTCCAACGACCTGCCACTGCCGCTCTACCTCCAGCTCGCGCGCTATCTGCGGGGGCAGATCATCAGCGGCCGGTTCGGCCATCGGGACGCCCTGCCCGGCGAGCGGGAGATGGCGGAGCGCTTCAGCGTGTCGCGCGTCACGGTGCGCAAGGCCATCAAGGAACTGCTGGACGAGGGGCTGCTGCAACAGCGCCAGGGCGTGGGCACCTTCGTCAACCGCGGCACCAGCCCCTATGTGGAGCAGCGCCTGTCCACGCTGACCAGCTTCTCCGAGGACATGAGCTCGCGAGGCCTCACCGCGGGCTCGGTGTGGCTCAACCGCAAGGTGACGGCGGCGAGCCCCGAGGAGGCCCTGGCCCTCGGGCTGAGCCCGGGCGCCACCGTCAGCCGCATGCAGCGCCTGCGCACCGCCAACGGCAACGCCATGGCGCTGGAGACGGCGGTCATCCCCACGCGCTTCCTGGCCGACCCCCTGGAGGTCCAGGGCTCGCTCTATGACACGCTCCGGCGCAAGGGCTTCACCCCCCACCGCGCCCTGCAGCGCCTGTCCGCCATCCAGCTACCCGCCGAACAGGCCGAGCAGCTCGGCGTGCCCGAGGGCTCCGCCGCCCTCTACATCGAGCGGCGGACGCTGCTCGAGGACGGCACCCCGCTGGAGTTCGTCCGCTCCCAATACCGGGGCGACGCCTACGACTTCATCGTCGAATTGAACCTGGCCGCCCCGGCCCGAGAGGTGAACCGATGAGCCTCACTCCCCAAGCCGTCCATCCCGTGGTCCCGCAGGTGCCCGCCATGGCGCGCGAGGCCGCCCAGGCGGCGGACGCCGCGCGCCAGCAGATTACCCGTTGCGCGGGTACCTTCGCCGAGCTGGGCGAGCGGCTGCGTCAGCACCCGCCCCGCTTCATCATCACCTGCGCGCGCGGCAGCTCCGACCACGCGGCCAGCTATGGCAAGTACCTCATCGAGACCACGCTGGGCCGCGCCGTGGCCTCCGTGGGGCCGAGCGTGGCGTCCGTCTACAACACCCCGCTGGACTGGAAGGACAGCCTCTTCATCGCCGTGTCGCAGTCGGGCCGCAGCCCGGACCTGCTGCGGCTGACGGAAGCGGCGCGCGAGGCGGGCGCGCTCGTCGTCGGCTTCGTCAACCACGAGGACTCCCCGCTCATGCGCATGTGCGACGTGGGCATTCCGCTGTGCGCCGGCCCCGAGCAGAGCGTCGCCGCCACCAAGTCCTATCTGCTCTCCGGCCTCGCCTTCCTGCAGCTCGTGGCGCACTGGTCCCAGGAGCCGGAGCTG
The window above is part of the Cystobacter ferrugineus genome. Proteins encoded here:
- the nagE gene encoding N-acetylglucosamine-specific PTS transporter subunit IIBC translates to MVSNKFAGVQQLGRALMLPIAVLPIAGLLLRLGQPDLLGIGFMAAAGGAIFDHLGLLFAVGVAVGFARENHGAAGLAGAVGFFITIEGTKALVEVPPAVLEGLAGAARDLAVSGYKARLESKISMPAGILSGLFAGMLYNRYKDIKLPEYLAFFGGRRFIPIITGVVCLVLALVFGFGWPVIEGALDAVTRSVFNAGRFGLFLYGFFNRLLLVTGLHHILNNVAWFLLGDYNGVTGDLKRFFAGDPSAGAMMTGFFPVMMFGLPAACLAMYRAAPAHNRAKVGGLLTSMALTSFLTGVTEPIEFAFMFLAPPLYLLHAVLTGVALVAMDILGVKLGFGFSAGLFDYVLNYKQSTQPLLLLPVGAAYFALYYGLFSVCIARFDLKTLGREDEAPAPAAGAASIDGGLPAPALTRGEAWLKALGGAGNIQTVDACTTRLRLTVADNARIDETVLKSLGSRGVIRPAPGSVQIIIGPQADQVSSEIQEVLRGGGARGSAPVSGSAEQTLARGVLQALGGASNVREVGCCSTRLRLIVVDDQRVNDTALKGLGTRGVAKPSAGSIQVIIGPTAERVADELRALLR
- the ptsP gene encoding phosphoenolpyruvate--protein phosphotransferase, whose protein sequence is MSTLKLVAPIAGWATPLEEVPDPAFAQRMVGDGIAVDPTSSELRAPCEGVVVSVHASRHACTLRTGTGAEVLLHIGIDTVNLRGEGFIAHVQEGQRVRVGEPLIGFDMDLLARKARSLLTVMVVVNGDTHTIKQKVEAREVAVGEPLLEVEGGTAQPVAEVAGDSSARRVRLLIPHGLHARPAAVFSRHAAMHPGVVRVSCGERTVNGKSVVALMSLGARHGDTLTITVEGAQAEQRVQALVDLVTSGLGDTVQPIAEPSAPAAASASGSASAPVSFFPSDRPALFQGTSAAPGVAVGIAIRVLEDQVELNQRGRGLAEEQRRLSEALAGVRHEVELMIERSVGDGTHADIFRAHLELLDDPELNDAAGRSLSAGHSAEWAWRSATELHVGMLQELENELLAERGGDLRDIGRRVIALLTGKNGSRVPTELPSNAILVADELLPSDLAEVPAGRLAAICTAKGGPTSHVAILAAGLGIPAVVAAGDAALRVPTGATLIVNGDRAEVQVNPSAAQQEATLRALAERATRREAYLAKAHEGCHTLDGARIEVFANLGRPGDAAAAASQGAEGCGLLRSEFLFLERTTAPSESEQTAQYQTIATALGGRPLVIRTLDVGGDKPLAYMPLPREENPVLGLRGVRVSLRYPEMLRTQLRAILRVKPEGVCRVLVPMITSAHELRAVRVMLEEERQALGVTTPVQLGAMIEVPVAAVLSERLAAEADFLSIGTNDLTQYGLAMDRGNPHVAAQLDGLHPGVLRLVAQTVEGARKHSRPVAVCGGIASDARAAPLLIGLGVTELSVAPSVIPSHKALIRTLSLAACADVARKALELESGDEVRALVTNTWPGL
- a CDS encoding N-acetylmuramic acid 6-phosphate etherase, producing the protein MVHQSNLIPVDPGEATLMKETEAAARRFQGLDGWGTAEVLETLWSGQSRAVAACLPALPALGRAVDAARERLAGGQGRLIYAGAGSAGALAALDALELPGTFGWPSTRLSVLLAGGLDLARGLDAGAEDDAGTGRARVGELHPGPADVVLGVSASGGSAFTVGVVEEARRRGALTVAIASVEGSPLVAAAEHAVVVHTGAEVLAGSTRLGAGTAQKVVLNLFSTAVMTGLGLVFDNMMCNVRPENAKLRQRCVTIISRIAGVEETAAADALARHGDIPRAVLGLAGLSPADADLALVRSGGNLRAALESASKEKSGPCPR
- a CDS encoding GntR family transcriptional regulator, encoding MSIHQSGVEALDRDALSNDLPLPLYLQLARYLRGQIISGRFGHRDALPGEREMAERFSVSRVTVRKAIKELLDEGLLQQRQGVGTFVNRGTSPYVEQRLSTLTSFSEDMSSRGLTAGSVWLNRKVTAASPEEALALGLSPGATVSRMQRLRTANGNAMALETAVIPTRFLADPLEVQGSLYDTLRRKGFTPHRALQRLSAIQLPAEQAEQLGVPEGSAALYIERRTLLEDGTPLEFVRSQYRGDAYDFIVELNLAAPAREVNR
- a CDS encoding SIS domain-containing protein; the protein is MSLTPQAVHPVVPQVPAMAREAAQAADAARQQITRCAGTFAELGERLRQHPPRFIITCARGSSDHAASYGKYLIETTLGRAVASVGPSVASVYNTPLDWKDSLFIAVSQSGRSPDLLRLTEAAREAGALVVGFVNHEDSPLMRMCDVGIPLCAGPEQSVAATKSYLLSGLAFLQLVAHWSQEPELRDAVVRLPEALEAARALDWSPSLLRLAEARGLYVLGRGIGLGAALEMALKFKETCRLHAEAFSTAEVLHGPLALVGPGFPVLALGQEDNSAGSTRDVVRRLVELGAEVRSVLDVPGTEALPSVPGIPTAIAPLCQVQSFYMAVHRLAVARRLDPDAPPHLRKVTETV